The Corynebacterium coyleae genome segment CACCAAACCGAGGCAGACGAGCCATGAGTCCTTCAGGCCGAGGCGGATCTGCCGCTTTGTTTCACGTGAAACACCCAATTAGTTGTCCTCCAGATTCGCCGGGAAGGTGGCGAACAGAGGCAAGGGCATTGCTTGGCGACGCATCACGTCCCCCCACAAATCCGCACCCGCCGGAGCGATCACGTCGGAGGGCAGGGCGGGGGCGACGAACCAGTCGCCACGCAGGATCTCTTCGTCGAGTTGGCCCGGCTCCCACTCGGCGTAGCCGGCGAAGATGCGAACACCGTCGATGTCGGCGGAGACAAGCTCCGGTTCAACGTTGAGGTTGAGCAGCACGAGGCGGTTGGCCATGCGCTGGAAGTACGGGTTGGCGTCGATGTCCACGCCGGGGGAGGTGACGCCGAGGCACACTGCGGCCTCGGGGCGGACGGGCCCGCCAATGTGCACAGCCTGGGGCTTGGCGGCGAGGT includes the following:
- a CDS encoding YqgE/AlgH family protein produces the protein MPEYFYADRLFNALERTDPEPGMLLVAAPGMYSPEFARTVVLIIEQSADRTLGVVLNRRSETALANVIPAWADLAAKPQAVHIGGPVRPEAAVCLGVTSPGVDIDANPYFQRMANRLVLLNLNVEPELVSADIDGVRIFAGYAEWEPGQLDEEILRGDWFVAPALPSDVIAPAGADLWGDVMRRQAMPLPLFATFPANLEDN